GTACTGAGCAGGGAGCTTCATCAAAAAGGTATATTTCCTCCTGTTGATGTATTACCCAGCCTCTCAAGGCTTATGCAGAATGGTATTGGAGAGGGAAGGACAAGGGCTGATCACAGAAAGATAGCAAACCTCCTTTATAAATACTATTCAAAGGCAAGGGACCTGAGAAGGCTTGAGGCAATAGTTGGCAGAGAGGGATTAACAGAACAGGACAGGACAATGCTTGACTTTGGAGATGCCTTTGAGAAAGAATTCATCCACCAGACAGAAAGACGCACAGTCATTGAGACCCTTGATAGAGGGATTTCTTTGATGAAAAGGTTCAGACTGCCTGTTTAAATTTATAGCTATAAACTCAACTCTTGTTTTTGAGCTTAAGGATTAAAAATTCATTTATCTCTTCAAAGCATATTCTATTTTTATGTTATAATTAAACATGCCAGTTTTTGAAATAAAAGAAAAGATAAAAAAGATATTTCCACCAGAACAGGCCGAGGTCCTTGTGGATCTGGTAGAGATAGTCAATGAACCTGTAAAGACAAGGGATTTTAATGAACTTAAGACAATAGTTGCTGACCTTGCACATGCTCAAAAAGAACTCGCTGAAGCACAAAAAAGAACTGAACTAAGACTGGAAGAACTCGCTGAAGCACAAAAAAGAACTGAAGAAGAGGTAAGAATGCTCGCAATAGCTCTAAATAATACAAGAGGAGATCTCGGTGGTCTCCAAAAAACAATGGCCTATGCCTTTGAGAATGAGGCCTTCAGGGTATTGCCAGGTATTCTCAAGAGCAAGTTCCAGATTGAGCTAACAGAAAGATTTATAAGAGAAGAGATAAAGGGCAGGGAGATAAATATCTTTGGAAAAGGCAAAAAAAATGGTAAAGAGGTTCTAATAGTAGGAGAATCAAAGCTCAGGCTTGAAGATAGAAAGGATATTGAAGATATCTTTAATGAACTGGAAGAAAAGGTAAAGGCTGTAAGGGATGAATACGGTGACAAAGAGATTATAAAACTTATTATCACCCATTATGCTACAAAAGGTGCTATTAAAAAAGCTCAGGAAAAGGGTATTATAGTAATACAGAGCTTTGAATGGTAAAATATTAACAAACCTTATAAAATTTACTTCTGCTGAACATTCCTTTCTGTGATTCGCTCCTTTATTGCCATAGAGCTTAATGAAGATATTAAAAAAGAGCTTGGCCTTCTTATAGAAGATCTGAAACCTCTGGCTCAGGACCTTAAATGGGTCAGACCTGAAAATCTTCATATAACACTGAAGTTCCTTGGCGGTGTTGAAGAAAAAAAGATTGAAAAGATCAAA
This genomic stretch from Thermodesulfovibrionales bacterium harbors:
- a CDS encoding V-type ATP synthase subunit B (produces ATP from ADP in the presence of a proton gradient across the membrane; the B subunit is part of the catalytic core of the ATP synthase complex), which encodes VLSRELHQKGIFPPVDVLPSLSRLMQNGIGEGRTRADHRKIANLLYKYYSKARDLRRLEAIVGREGLTEQDRTMLDFGDAFEKEFIHQTERRTVIETLDRGISLMKRFRLPV